One window from the genome of Paramormyrops kingsleyae isolate MSU_618 chromosome 3, PKINGS_0.4, whole genome shotgun sequence encodes:
- the LOC111859044 gene encoding prestin-like isoform X1 has protein sequence MELIKQDADATTALMYRVERPVYNEGYIEKHLLHKKGKRPKTIFQRLTNRLSCSSARAKSIVFSFLPILTWLPSYPVKEYLFGDLVSGMSTGIMQLPQGLAYAMLAAVPPVYGLYTSFYPVLLYTFFGTSRHNSIGTFAVVSLMVGGVVVREAPDSLFLMQLNDTNGSAVLDVNARDARRVQIAVALTCMVGVVQLILGLLQFGFVAIYLAEPLVRGFTTAAAVHVFVSQLKYLLGIRTPRYSGPLSVLYSLIAVLKGVPTTNVATIILGMVCISFLFVVKNLNERFKQKLPVPIPGEFIVVIVSTGASYGIQLSEKFEVDVVGKVPSGLLPPALPDFSVFPGMITDSIAIAVVAFSVSISLAKILALKHGYTVDGNQELIALGTCNFISSFFHCFTVTSSMSRTLVQEGTGGKTQIAGLLASIVVLIVVVAIGFVFQPLPQTALAAIVMVNLMGMFRQLRDIPTMWRTSRIELAIWVVAFIASVLLGLDYGLLVALGFAILTVIYRTQSPKKMILGEIPDTGLYCDVEEYEEASEYNGIKIFRFNMSIYFANSDLYVNALKEKTGINPALLLAAQASRLKKAKKDKAMWVKEGKAQAAPVKREALVKLDMEQGVTQTVVSEIDSPSNSQDKVLGMEPISESDPDDSQNLLDSPGTIHSIILDFTPVNFIDSVGAKTIKSVIKEYGEVGVKIFLAGCSSTIMAELKHLQFFEGAMTPDLLFPSIHDAILHCKNRVRPQHPSHHFVS, from the exons ATGGAACTTATAAAACAGGATGCAGACGCTACCACTGCCTTGATGTATCGCGTGGAGCGGCCGGTGTACAATGAAGGGTACATCGAAAAGCACCTTCTgcataaaaaaggaaaaagaccCAAGACCATCTTTCAAAGGCTAACCAATCGACTTAG CTGTTCTTCAGCCAGGGCCAAATCCATTGTGTTCAGCTTCCTGCCCATCCTAACATGGCTACCTTCCTACCCTGTGAAAGAGTACCTGTTCGGGGATTTGGTCTCCGGAATGAGTACAGGAATCATGCAGCTGCCACAAG GTCTAGCTTACGCTATGCTAGCTGCTGTGCCTCCCGTGTACGGCCTGTACACTTCCTTCTATCCAGTCTTGCTGTACACATTTTTCGGGACCTCCAGACACAATTCCATAG GAACCTTCGCTGTGGTCAGCCTCATGGTCGGGGGTGTGGTGGTGCGGGAGGCCCCCGACAGCTTGTTCCTCATGCAGCTGAATGACACCAACGGCTCCGCGGTGCTCGATGTGAACGCCCGGGATGCCAGGAGAGTGCAGATCGCGGTGGCCCTCACCTGCATGGTGGGCGTCGTCCAG CTGATCCTGGGCCTCCTGCAGTTCGGCTTTGTCGCCATTTACCTGGCAGAGCCCCTTGTGCGTGGCTTCACCACGGCTGCCGCGGTCCACGTCTTTGTGTCGCAGCTGAAATACCTGCTGGGCATTCGGACCCCACGCTACAGCGGCCCACTGTCTGTGCTTTAT AGCCTCATAGCCGTTCTGAAGGGGGTCCCCACCACAAACGTTGCCACCATTATTCTCGGGATGGTGTGTATCAGCTTTCTCTTCGTAGTGAAAAACCTCAATGAACGTTTCAAGCAGAAGCTGCCGGTGCCCATTCCTGGGGAATTCATCGTG GTTATTGTCTCCACTGGGGCATCATATGGGATTCAGCTTTCAGAGAAATTCGAGGTGGATGTTGTTGGAAAGGTGCCTtcggg TCTTCTTCCACCTGCTCTCCCCGATTTCTCCGTGTTTCCCGGAATGATCACGGATTCCATCGCCATCGCAGTTGTGGCCTTTTCAGTGTCCATTTCCCTTGCTAAGATCCTTGCCCTCAAACATGGTTACACTGTGGATGGGAACCAG GAGCTGATTGCTCTGGGCACGTGCAACTTCATCAGTTCCTTCTTCCATTGTTTTACTGTCACCTCCTCCATGTCCCGGACCTTGGTCCAGGAGGGTACAGGAGGGAAAACGCAG ATTGCTGGCCTGTTGGCATCCATTGTGGTGCTGATTGTGGTAGTAGCCATTGGCTTTGTCTTCCAGCCGTTGCCTCAG ACTGCGCTGGCTGCCATTGTCATGGTGAACCTCATGGGCATGTTTAGGCAGCTGAGGGACATTCCCACCATGTGGAGGACCAGCAGGATCGAGCTG GCCATTTGGGTGGTGGCTTTCATCGCCTCCGTACTGTTGGGGCTCGATTATGGGCTGCTGGTAGCATTGGGGTTTGCAATCCTCACTGTCATCTACAGAACACAGAG tccAAAGAAAATGATTCTAGGGGAGATTCCAGACACAGGATTGTACTGTGATGTTGAAGAGTATGAAGAG GCCAGTGAATACAATGGGATTAAAATATTTCGTTTCAACATGTCCATCTACTTTGCAAACAGTGACCTCTATGTAAATGCCCTTAAAGAGAAG ACCGGAATAAACCCAGCACTGCTGCTGGCTGCGCAGGCATCGCGCCTAAAAAAAGCGAAGAAAGACAAAGCGATGTGGGTCAAGGAAGGAAAGGCCCAGGCAGCCCCCGTGAAACGAGAGGCATTAGTTAAACTG GATATGGAACAGGGTGTCACTCAGACAGTGGTGAGTGAGATAGACTCACCATCAAATTCTCAGGACAAAGTACTGGGGATGGAGCCCATATCGGAGTCAGACCCCGATGACTCCCAGAACCTGTTAGATTCTCCCGGTACCATCCATTCCATCATCCTTGACTTCACCCCAGTCAACTTCATTGACTCTGTTGGAGCCAAAACCATAAAATCT GTGATTAAAGAGTATGGGGAGGTTGGCGTAAAGATTTTCCTGGCAGGATGCAGCA GTACCATAATGGCTGAGCTCAAGCATCTGCAATTCTTTGAGGGAGCGATGACTCCTGACCTCTTGTTCCCATCAATCCACGATGCCATTCTCCATTGCAAGAACCGTGTTAGACCCCAGCATCCATCACACCACTTCGTCAGCTAA
- the LOC111859044 gene encoding prestin-like isoform X2 yields the protein MVGGVVVREAPDSLFLMQLNDTNGSAVLDVNARDARRVQIAVALTCMVGVVQLILGLLQFGFVAIYLAEPLVRGFTTAAAVHVFVSQLKYLLGIRTPRYSGPLSVLYSLIAVLKGVPTTNVATIILGMVCISFLFVVKNLNERFKQKLPVPIPGEFIVVIVSTGASYGIQLSEKFEVDVVGKVPSGLLPPALPDFSVFPGMITDSIAIAVVAFSVSISLAKILALKHGYTVDGNQELIALGTCNFISSFFHCFTVTSSMSRTLVQEGTGGKTQIAGLLASIVVLIVVVAIGFVFQPLPQTALAAIVMVNLMGMFRQLRDIPTMWRTSRIELAIWVVAFIASVLLGLDYGLLVALGFAILTVIYRTQSPKKMILGEIPDTGLYCDVEEYEEASEYNGIKIFRFNMSIYFANSDLYVNALKEKTGINPALLLAAQASRLKKAKKDKAMWVKEGKAQAAPVKREALVKLDMEQGVTQTVVSEIDSPSNSQDKVLGMEPISESDPDDSQNLLDSPGTIHSIILDFTPVNFIDSVGAKTIKSVIKEYGEVGVKIFLAGCSSTIMAELKHLQFFEGAMTPDLLFPSIHDAILHCKNRVRPQHPSHHFVS from the exons ATGGTCGGGGGTGTGGTGGTGCGGGAGGCCCCCGACAGCTTGTTCCTCATGCAGCTGAATGACACCAACGGCTCCGCGGTGCTCGATGTGAACGCCCGGGATGCCAGGAGAGTGCAGATCGCGGTGGCCCTCACCTGCATGGTGGGCGTCGTCCAG CTGATCCTGGGCCTCCTGCAGTTCGGCTTTGTCGCCATTTACCTGGCAGAGCCCCTTGTGCGTGGCTTCACCACGGCTGCCGCGGTCCACGTCTTTGTGTCGCAGCTGAAATACCTGCTGGGCATTCGGACCCCACGCTACAGCGGCCCACTGTCTGTGCTTTAT AGCCTCATAGCCGTTCTGAAGGGGGTCCCCACCACAAACGTTGCCACCATTATTCTCGGGATGGTGTGTATCAGCTTTCTCTTCGTAGTGAAAAACCTCAATGAACGTTTCAAGCAGAAGCTGCCGGTGCCCATTCCTGGGGAATTCATCGTG GTTATTGTCTCCACTGGGGCATCATATGGGATTCAGCTTTCAGAGAAATTCGAGGTGGATGTTGTTGGAAAGGTGCCTtcggg TCTTCTTCCACCTGCTCTCCCCGATTTCTCCGTGTTTCCCGGAATGATCACGGATTCCATCGCCATCGCAGTTGTGGCCTTTTCAGTGTCCATTTCCCTTGCTAAGATCCTTGCCCTCAAACATGGTTACACTGTGGATGGGAACCAG GAGCTGATTGCTCTGGGCACGTGCAACTTCATCAGTTCCTTCTTCCATTGTTTTACTGTCACCTCCTCCATGTCCCGGACCTTGGTCCAGGAGGGTACAGGAGGGAAAACGCAG ATTGCTGGCCTGTTGGCATCCATTGTGGTGCTGATTGTGGTAGTAGCCATTGGCTTTGTCTTCCAGCCGTTGCCTCAG ACTGCGCTGGCTGCCATTGTCATGGTGAACCTCATGGGCATGTTTAGGCAGCTGAGGGACATTCCCACCATGTGGAGGACCAGCAGGATCGAGCTG GCCATTTGGGTGGTGGCTTTCATCGCCTCCGTACTGTTGGGGCTCGATTATGGGCTGCTGGTAGCATTGGGGTTTGCAATCCTCACTGTCATCTACAGAACACAGAG tccAAAGAAAATGATTCTAGGGGAGATTCCAGACACAGGATTGTACTGTGATGTTGAAGAGTATGAAGAG GCCAGTGAATACAATGGGATTAAAATATTTCGTTTCAACATGTCCATCTACTTTGCAAACAGTGACCTCTATGTAAATGCCCTTAAAGAGAAG ACCGGAATAAACCCAGCACTGCTGCTGGCTGCGCAGGCATCGCGCCTAAAAAAAGCGAAGAAAGACAAAGCGATGTGGGTCAAGGAAGGAAAGGCCCAGGCAGCCCCCGTGAAACGAGAGGCATTAGTTAAACTG GATATGGAACAGGGTGTCACTCAGACAGTGGTGAGTGAGATAGACTCACCATCAAATTCTCAGGACAAAGTACTGGGGATGGAGCCCATATCGGAGTCAGACCCCGATGACTCCCAGAACCTGTTAGATTCTCCCGGTACCATCCATTCCATCATCCTTGACTTCACCCCAGTCAACTTCATTGACTCTGTTGGAGCCAAAACCATAAAATCT GTGATTAAAGAGTATGGGGAGGTTGGCGTAAAGATTTTCCTGGCAGGATGCAGCA GTACCATAATGGCTGAGCTCAAGCATCTGCAATTCTTTGAGGGAGCGATGACTCCTGACCTCTTGTTCCCATCAATCCACGATGCCATTCTCCATTGCAAGAACCGTGTTAGACCCCAGCATCCATCACACCACTTCGTCAGCTAA